AGATTTGAAGCAGCTCAAATTGAGCCCAGTAGTGTCTGTGGGGCTCCAATAATTTGTGCAGGTACATACCTTTAATACAGCCTAGGCCTTGAAAACATCCCTTTCTGTGGTTCATAAATGGGCACTCAGCTACAGCTTAATACAAGTGGATGTTGCTGCACCGCAGACAAGCAGTGATGGTACCATTACTGGCTGTCTAGCAGCATGTTTGTCTTGCAAGCATCAAATAACTTTCCAAACtttatgtatttatagaaaACCTTACATTATCTCTAGACACATTGAGGGCAGATGGGGTAAATAACTTACCCAATTGATGACTTCTATTTTATTCCCTGAGTACCTGACTTTAGGTATATCCTGATAGCCAGCAGGCCCTAAACTATCCAGAGCCATCAGTGGAACTTCTTATGTTGTTGCCATTAACCTGTTGCTGGCAGAGTAATGATTTTCTATGATGTAGAGAAAACTCAGGTTTTCAGAAATTGATGTGCGTGTTTTAACTAACGTGTCATGAAAAGTTACAGAAAGTTAAGCTTACAAAAACCAAGGTTCATCTGTTCCCTATTTTTCCAAGCTGTGCTGAATGTTTATGTCACCTTTTGTTTCAGGTGCAGAGCATGGAGAATGATGAACTTCCGCCAGAGGATGGGCTGGATTGGTGTGGGGCTGTACTTGCTAGCAAGTGCTGCGGCTTTTTATTACGTCTTTGAAATCAATGAGACTTACAACAAACTAGCACTGGAGCACATTCAGCAACACCCCAAGGAACCACAGGAAGGAACCACATGGACACACTCCTTGAAAGTACGACTGCTGTCCCTGCCGTTTTGGCTGTGGAcgataatatttttaataccatACTTACAGATGTTCTTGTTCCTCTATTCCTGTACAAGAGCTGACCCCAAAACTGTTGGGTATTGCATCATTCCTATCTGCTTGGCTGTTATTTGCAATCGTCACCAAACATTTGTGAAGGCCTCTAATCAGATCAGTAGATTACAACTAATTGACACTTAGCTCAACTGCTAGTTTCTCT
This region of Motacilla alba alba isolate MOTALB_02 chromosome 5, Motacilla_alba_V1.0_pri, whole genome shotgun sequence genomic DNA includes:
- the TMEM251 gene encoding transmembrane protein 251; protein product: MMNFRQRMGWIGVGLYLLASAAAFYYVFEINETYNKLALEHIQQHPKEPQEGTTWTHSLKVRLLSLPFWLWTIIFLIPYLQMFLFLYSCTRADPKTVGYCIIPICLAVICNRHQTFVKASNQISRLQLIDT